The following nucleotide sequence is from Synchiropus splendidus isolate RoL2022-P1 chromosome 1, RoL_Sspl_1.0, whole genome shotgun sequence.
tattatttCTTCCGCACATGTGTGAGTTGGGGCCTCAATGACCTTGGTTTGGATTTTCATAAAGATTCATGGATTTGGTTACATTGTCGAAAGACCCACGCACAACAATCGGGAGAATAGAAACTCACAAGGatttattcagcatttctttcaTCTGTGTCAAAGAAATGGGTTGTTTTTGTGGGTGTTGGAGGAGAAACAATGCTCCCCTTCATGACAACAGTGATGCCACTGATGTGCCGCCCTGAGCTTGCGAATAATATCATCTACCCACCCATGAGAGCCTTGGGTGCAAGTGTTCCATGCTGCGGTGTTTCACTGAGGGTGTGGCCAGGACCTATTGGGTGGCGGTTGCAAACGAATCGCATGCATTTTAAAGCGGTGTGACTTTAAAAAGGGGCCTGAGAGTTACAGTCTCAGTTGTTGCTGTTCTGCGTTTGCATGCACacagagcttctctctctctcaccctagGACAACCTCTGTCCCTCCCTCTTCTCTGAGCGCCTTATTCATCCAGGCAGGGAGGGTGGGGATTTAGACTCCGGTACCAGTCACGCCGTGGGTTTACTTCCCCTAGCTCCCCGTGGCTTCTTTTCCTcgcattgctgttttttttgttttttgtttttaatttatttattttgctcccTGTCTGTCAAGTTTTACAAACTTGGACGAAGATTCCACTTAACGCTGTTTAGATCTCTCCTGGGATACAAGGTAAGTTTGTGTAGACGGTGAactaacctgtgtgtgtgtgtttgggctgCCCTCTTGTTGAGCAgcacttttttctttcatggaaAAGTTTCTACTATTCGGTGTTCAGGTCAAATAGGCTTTTAAAGTGTCACACTGACATGGGATTCCTCTCTTTCTATCCTCCATATTGTTCTTTAACTCCTGCCTCATGAGTGAGGTCCTTTTTCCACTCCTATGATTCATTAACATAACAGAAACGTTGCCTTGTCTCACCACTGCAATATTTCTCCATTTAGCAAAAACAGCAGATTTGTTGTTTCGGTTTCTCCCCCCCACCaaagaatgaatgaacagaGGGAGACATTTCCTTGTGGGACTGTTGACGTTATTGTAGCTACAGTGCTGGAGATATGTAGACATCTGCTGAGTGAGCACGAAGGGAGATGGTGCGAGGCACTGCTAAATTGCTCATGTAAAGCACAGGGTGATTGAAAACAGAGGACACACTCTCGTGAGGAAGTTGTTGTCCTCATGTGAAATTGCATGTTGCATTTGTAATGTGGCTGAGCAAGACCTGTCATTGACAGATCACACCTCAGAGCAGGTGCTGGGCATATTGCAAGGATTCATGCTTGACATAAACCAGTATAATTTGATGCATCTTTCAAATGGATGGTCTGTCGCAGTGGCGCAAAATTTCCCTTGTCTTCATGTGGGTGTCCAGACAGgtgttttcctttcttcttaGGTTCTCTGGGGAGTGATGCAAAACTCAGTAAGGCACCCTTATTTCATTTGGTCAGAAGGCCTGTCAACACATTTGACAAGAGCCCATGcagctgattaaaaaaaacaaaaaacaatttggTGATGCACATTCTGCATCACAGTCACTGTAAAGCCAGGTTTTCCCTGACAGATCATTACTACGTATTTTTATTATCTAACTGCAATTTTTCCTCAGAACAAGACAGCAGACTCTGCCCATTGATGtttgctctcaccacagacatGATGGTGCTGTTGTTGAACTGTGAGCCTCGGCACCAAATGCCCCACCATCGGTTCAAAAACCACAGCTTTTTGTGTAAGAGTTTTCTGCAAAAAATGTCATGTGTATGAACTTTCACAACACCCAACATTCGCACTCTCGGCTCATAAAGAAGTTGGACGTGAGTCTGGGTAGTCATCCACTGGCGGGCGTCTTGGAAGGCCAGCAAAACCTTATAGATCCAAATGTCATTCACAAACTGTATGAAATTTATTCTGAGGAaccatttttttattaagtaacagagtttttaaaaacattctttTTATATGGTGCTTTTTAAATGAgagaaaatgtattattttttgttgtacaGAAATTGAAAGTACCACTAAAGAACCAAGCCCAATAGTCTTGAATatatgactttattttctttcactgttGATGGCAGGCGATGGCATCATCCGTAAATAACCtgttatgttcttttttttttttttttcttgcagatTATTTTTAGTGAAGGTTGTTAGCAGTCCCTCTCCGCACCGCCTTCGTGTGTTTCCTTCCTAACTTTACATTCCAGGCTCTGAAATGATTAGCTTTTTAATGATGTTGGTCTAGGGATGGCTTGTGCACAGACAACTTTGTAGATGAATGTTTCACGTCCACTGTGGTGAGAAGGAACCACTCCCCGTGTGTGACTTTACTCCTGATATGGGCCAACCTTTCGTCAATACCAGAATGCTAGGTAGCCATGTTTTTGGGGGGTAAAGGGGGGGGTGTATGACTCATGCTGATCCAACAGCATTTGGACTCTTCGAAACATGTTTAGAAACTGTAGATGACTCACAGGAGAAGCGCCTGACTGTGGGAAGAGGGATGCCGTCTATTGACCCCTCCTTCTGACATCACACCATATCGGATGAGCGGAGCAAGGGATCCTGGGATTGTGCTGAGATGGTTTTGCTTCTTTGTAATTGCATTTACGTCCAGCTGACTCGGGCAGAATGTTCTTTATTGCAGTCACTCACTAGCCACACTGATTTATATGTCATCTGCAAAGGGTCAAAGGTTACCCTTCACTAGCTGTCTCCATTATACTGTCTAGAAATGATTACCGTTGACCAGCGCACACTTCGGCCCAGGGCTGAGACGGGACAGAAGGTCACCGACACATTGATCATTTTTAAGCAAATGAGAtccatgttttgtttacattcactgATGTTTTCATATTCAAATATGGAATTGCCTGTTTGGTGGAAGGATTTCATCTGGTTTTCAAGTCTGGGGAAGGCAAGTCACGaaggatgcttttttttcctgcagatCACAGTGTGACGATACAAGAGTGCAAACATGCTGCGGGAGATTAAGGAGATTGGCGCACATGCCATGGATATCTACGACTACCTCGTGGCCGGAGTCGGTACGTTATGCAACCTAGCTACGACTCCTTTCAAGTCAGgattttaattgtttttcttttgctagATCCACGACTGAACGATTATCCACTCATGCAGAGTCCCGTGCCGATGACCATCATCCTGCTCTGCTACCTTTTCTTCGTTCTGTATCTGGGGCCGCGCATCATGGCCGACCGCAAGCCTTTCCAGCTGAAAGAAGCCATGATAGTGTACAACTTTGCTCTCGTGGCTCTGTCTATATACATTGTTTATGAAGTACGAACCAATCGTCAAATATTGCGACATTTTCCTCACCTTCTTCCTCACTTTGTAAGCATCAaaatctttgcttttttttaagtttatgaTGTCTGGATGGGCAACAACGTATACATGGAGATGTGATGCAATCGATACGTCAAACAGTCCTCAAGCACTCAGGGTAGGTCACATGGTTTACATTGCTAAGTTAAGCGTCATCAAACTGATCTCACACATTTACCGTCACCACAGATGGTCCAGGTGGCTTGGCTCTTCTGGTTCTCCAAGATTATTGAGCTCATGGACACGGTAAGTTGATTCTTGTTGCTACTTTTTCAGTGGCTACGCAAAGATCCTGAATTGTTGTTCGCTTAGATTTAAAATAAGGATTAGATTAATCTAAAAAAACACCAATTCGTGGTGTCTTGTCTGAGATACTGTGGCGACTCTAGTTTAGTCCACTCTTTTAGCCCCGCCTAAACCGGGTGGTTATTTTTGGCTTCTTATTAATTTCAAGATCAAGGTTAATTCTGTACGTTCAGGCTAATGCTTTCAGAATTCGAAGCTGGTAACGCGCCTTACTTCCCTGTCAGTAGCAGTTGGAAATATTGAGTGCCATTAATGAAAACCCACAAAGTGCACTTTGAAACAAAGAACCTGTGGAAAAGAGAGAATGGTCTGCAATATTTTTATGAAGTTATTTTCCACGCCATTTATGTCATCGCCCCCTCCGTCTGCGCCGAGTGTACATCTCTTTAGCTCGTCCTCCGAGAGGCCTTTCACACCAGCACACAGGTGAACCAGGCTGGCATGttttggaggggaaaaaaatggcttGGTATCTGAAAGGTTGGTTCTGGTCAGGAACCTCCCAGTTTTGTTGCAGTTTCCGAGTTGCCCACTGAGTCGTATTCAACAGTCACGTCCCGTCTGCGAAATGACGTTGgccaatacacacacactagtTATATACTAGATGTCTTTGATGTAGATGTCCTCTACTGTATGTCTCATTGTGAAAAGCCATTGTGTTTGATTGTTGGATGAGAGAGTTTCAAAATATGGATTTATAGCGAGCGCCCTCCCACTTTAGTTTGCTTCAAATTGTTTTAACCAGGGCTGGTATGAAAGAAAGCACCGATGTCTGAGAATCCAGAACGACACTGCTTCTCGAACCAGGACCATGTAAAAAGGCCCCTGAGTGCACATTatccacttcatcctctcacgcGCTGTCTTTGGACCCATGTGTGGGAAATCCTGTTCTGCAAAATACTAACACGAATGCACACACAGTGTGACATGCAGCGTTATCCGTGTCAGAACAGCTGCTGTAATTGCCCTCTCAAACTTAAAAAACCATGAAAGATTATGGCTGTAGAGGCAAACTCATGACCTGCTTGTAACATACCACATTGGATGGGAACATTTCTCATTTCCTAGTCTGATAATACACTGCAACAGCTACAGTTTGGCTGAAAATATAGAATATAGTTTCTCACGTCAGCCGTGTTTTTCTGTACAATATCCTTCTGTGGTATAATCGATAGGATGAGCTAACCTGTGTTTCTCTGTCGTTGTAcagatcttttttgttttgaggaaAAAACGCGGccagatcaccttcctccacatCTTCCACCACTCATTCATGCCGTGGACCTGGTGGTGGGGAGTCGGCTACGCTCCTGGTGAGTAAACATTAACCAAGGTGCTGTTGAATCATTAATGAATGGTGAAGTTGGTTTAGCCATTGTTCTCCAATgtcaatcaataaaaaaaaggagcgTTCCGAGAAAGCCTTTCAGAAATGTTTGCTCAGTTTTTCCTGCTCAGATCCGTCCAGTACCTGCTCTTAGCCTCACTTTTTGGGATCAAATCTTCAAGGTTTGGGAATGattgatgtttgtgtgttgccTTCAGGGGGAATGGGATCTTTCCACGCAATGGTGAATTCAAGTGTCCACATCATCATGTACTTCTACTATGGACTGTCAGCTGCTGGACCTCGCTTCCAGAAGTTCCTGTGGTGGAAGAAGTACATGACTGCCATCCAGCtggtgagcaaacacacaaagaatgaTTCATTTAAAGCGTCCGAATTTGTGAATTGTAGTAAGCTGGGGTGGTGTTTCTCCACAGACTCAGTTCGTCCTGGTTTCCCTTCATGCGACACAGTATTACTTCATGGACCGCTGTGACTACCAGTTCCCCATCATCATCCACCTGGTCTGGATGTATGGTACCTTCTTCTTTGTGCTCTTCTCAAACTTCTGGGTGCAGGCGTATGTGAAGGGCAAGCGACTGCCCAAGCAGGACATCAAGCAGTCCAAGAACGGCACAACGGCGTACACGAACGGCAAACACCACGAAAACGGAAACAGCATCAGCTACAGGAGCAGCAACGGCACCAGCAACGGCTCGGCTCACCATGAGAACGGCAGCACTCACAATGGCAAGATGAAGAAGGCATAGAGCGCCTCCAGAGATGCCACTTCCACGAATAACCTCAACTACCACCAATTCCACAGAAAATTCtggcagttttgtttttcagtttttttagtAAAAACGTGGGGAAATGATGTGATCAGTGATCTCCAAAGGTGCGGtctcacatttgtttgtttacctgtgtttttttttcggaGTTGGGTGTCTACCTATACAACAAGATGAATGAAGAGAAGATTTCTTTTCTCCCAAATCTTCTCTGATGTTGCAGCAGCTCTCCACTTACTGTCACTCGAGAGCCTCACAAGTTTGGCACAGGACTTCCCGTCACCATGTAGTCCTGTGGACACATGACTGTAGTTTCCATTAAACTGGAACACACTTTTGTAAATAGTTTTACAACACACCAAAATAACTAATTGTATTGGTACACTTTCAAACTTTCTAAGTAGTTCCATTGtgtatttaagaataaaatgaaaattaaatctttttaaattatgattttttttttttgtcagtgttgtgtttctaCCCGTTTCTTTAATGGATGAGGGAAGTTGGGTGTGCTGCAGTGCTGAAACATGAATGGAAAGTATTTGCAAACCTCCTGATGGGACAATCCCAAGTATGTGGACTGAGAGTGGGAGCTAAACAAAAGGCTGATTCTGCTTCGTCTCAAACATCTCCCTCTCTCAGTTATAAATTATTGTGTATGCATGGTGTCAGGAATTAAACCTGGGCTGGAGGGAGTGAACTTCTCCACTGAGGGGGACAAACGTAAACTCgacatcattttcatcattttagtCAGCGCTGGTCCATGTCAAAATAAGCCTTTCTCTTCACTCAGATAAGATCAGATGGTTACTGGGAAATTAAAGTGCCACAGAGCTCATTTCAACAATACAAATAGGACAAAAGATTAggttaataaaaagaaaaggtcACAGCATGATCATCGTGGCTCTACCATTATCTTGTGCAGTTAGAATTTTATCACGCTTGAAAACCTTGACAGTGAGTTAGAAAGGAAGACAGGTGTTGC
It contains:
- the elovl1b gene encoding elongation of very long chain fatty acids protein 1b; the protein is MLREIKEIGAHAMDIYDYLVAGVDPRLNDYPLMQSPVPMTIILLCYLFFVLYLGPRIMADRKPFQLKEAMIVYNFALVALSIYIVYEFMMSGWATTYTWRCDAIDTSNSPQALRMVQVAWLFWFSKIIELMDTIFFVLRKKRGQITFLHIFHHSFMPWTWWWGVGYAPGGMGSFHAMVNSSVHIIMYFYYGLSAAGPRFQKFLWWKKYMTAIQLTQFVLVSLHATQYYFMDRCDYQFPIIIHLVWMYGTFFFVLFSNFWVQAYVKGKRLPKQDIKQSKNGTTAYTNGKHHENGNSISYRSSNGTSNGSAHHENGSTHNGKMKKA